In a single window of the Lodderomyces elongisporus chromosome 4, complete sequence genome:
- the FBP1 gene encoding Fructose-1,6-bisphosphatase (BUSCO:EOG092632WW): MTEAANDTVSKQMDVETDIITLTRFILQEQQKTAPNATGELSLLLNSLQFAFKFIAHNIRRAELVNLIGVSGTANSTGDVQKKLDVIGDEIFINAMKSSNNVKVLVSEEQEDLIIFEGGGRYAVCTDPIDGSSNIDAGVSVGTIFGIYRLRDDSNGSINDVLRKGTEMVAAGYTMYGASAHLMLTTGTGVNGFTLDTNLGEFILTQPDLKIPEHRAIYSVNEGNSYYWPDYVKNYIADLKKPQDSLKGKPYSARYIGSMVADIHRTLLYGGIFSYPADTKSKNGKLRILYECFPMAMLLEQAGGRAVTDKGERILDILPKGIHDKSGIWLGSKGEVDRFESYIPKA, from the coding sequence ATGACAGAAGCAGCCAACGATACAGTCTCCAAACAGATGGATGTTGAGACCGATATCATCACATTGACGAGATTTATTTtgcaagaacaacaaaagacaGCCCCCAATGCCACTGGTGAGTTGAGTCTCTTGCTTAACTCTTTACAATTTGCATTCAAATTTATTGCACACAACATCAGAAGAGCCGAGTTGGTCAACTTGATTGGTGTCTCGGGTACAGCAAACTCTACAGGTGATgtacaaaagaaattggatGTTATTGGTGATGAGATTTTCATTAATGCAATGAAGTCGTCAAACAATGTAAAGGTTCTTGTTAGTGAAGAACAGGAAGATTTGATCATCTTTGAAGGTGGTGGAAGGTATGCTGTGTGTACTGATCCAATCGATGGTAGTTCCAATATCGATGCTGGTGTTTCTGTGGGTACGATCTTCGGAATCTATAGATTGAGGGACGACTCCAACGGCTCGATAAACGATGTGTTGAGAAAAGGTACTGAGATGGTTGCTGCCGGTTATACAATGTACGGTGCTTCTGCGCATTTGATGTTGACCACTGGTACCGGTGTCAATGGATTCACTTTGGATACCAACTTGGGTGAATTCATACTTACGCAACCAGATTTGAAGATCCCTGAACACAGAGCCATCTACTCTGTTAATGAGGGTAACTCTTACTACTGGCCAGACTATGTCAAGAACTACATTGCAGATTTGAAGAAACCTCAGGATTCCCTTAAAGGTAAACCATATAGTGCAAGATATATTGGTTCTATGGTTGCCGATATTCACAGAACCTTGCTTTACGGAGGTATTTTCAGTTATCCAGCAGACACAAAATCCAAGAATGGTAAATTGAGAATCTTGTACGAATGTTTCCCCATGGCTATGCTTTTGGAGCAAGCTGGTGGTAGAGCCGTGACTGATAAAGGTGAAAGAATCTTGGATATCTTGCCAAAAGGAATCCACGACAAATCCGGTATTTGGTTAGGATCCAAGGGTGAGGTTGATAGATTTGAATCGTACATTCCAAAGGCGTAA
- the AIM18 gene encoding Altered inheritance of mitochondria protein 18 mitochondrial (BUSCO:EOG09264B74): MFKTIRLRPLRSILPSIAIASTLAYSYHLYTKHTTLPSPFGFHNNALSKIHLDSAASPVLGSTSVSAANATTEVKVDDSISPFPTHISKSPYVSQSYTLLGHGVRAVTFMSFKVYGVGIYIADSDIAKARSLLQSYARANPPPPSARADEGASSSLVRQNLKESLMNPVESEQIIDELLSHGVHFLIRLSPVRNTDFNHLKDGLIKSILAHPRSKSGENKEREELSLGLDELREIMGKTRGSVPKDDLLVLEQVSSSDKFNISYVKQNKKTKSKNDEAGEDVTDVKEMGSVSKPIVAKTLLLQYLSGKKPLSESLRKSCMQGLADIAE, encoded by the coding sequence ATGTTCAAAACGATCCGTTTGAGGCCATTGAGGTCTATCCTCCCAtcaattgcaattgcaTCAACTCTTGCTTATTCATACCATTTATACACAAAGCATACTACGCTTCCTTCACCATTTGGATTCCACAATAATGCCTTGTCCAAAATCCACCTTGATAGTGCTGCGTCTCCAGTACTTGGCTCTACCTCTGTTTCTGCAGCTAATGCTACTACCGAGGTAAAAGTTGATGACTCGATCCTGCCATTTCCCACTCACATCTCTAAATCGCCCTACGTTTCACAATCGTACACATTATTGGGCCATGGTGTTCGAGCTGTAACGTTTATGAGTTTCAAAGTTTATGGTGTTGGAATTTATATTGCAGATTCCGATATTGCCAAAGCCCGTTCTTTGCTTCAATCATACGCCAGGGCTaatccaccaccaccatcagcTCGTGCTGACGAGGGTGCTTCGTCATCTTTAGTTAGGCAGAACTTGAAAGAATCATTGATGAACCCCGTAGAGTCAGAACAAATCATTGATGAATTGTTGTCGCATGGTGTGCATTTCTTGATTAGATTGTCGCCTGTTAGAAATACTGATTTCAATCATTTGAAGGATGGGTTGATTAAATCGATTTTGGCGCATCCAAGAAGCAAGAGTGGAGAAAACAAGGAGAGGGAAGAGTTGAGTTTGGGATTGGATGAGTTGAGGGAAATAATGGGCAAGACTAGAGGTTCAGTGCCAAAAGATGAtttgctcgtgttggaGCAGGTATCAAGTAGTGACAAGTTCAACATTTCCTATgtgaaacaaaataagaaGACTAAATCAAAGAATGATGAGGCTGGTGAGGATGTAACTGATGTGAAAGAGATGGGAAGTGTGAGTAAACCcattgttgcaaaaacttTATTATTGCAGTATCTTAGTGGTAAGAAACCTCTTAGTGAGTCTTTGAGAAAGAGTTGTATGCAAGGACTTGCTGATATTGCTGAATAA
- the MPG1 gene encoding mannose-1-phosphate guanyltransferase, whose protein sequence is MKGLILVGGYGTRLRPLTLTLPKPLVEFGNRPMILHQIEALANAGVTDIVLAVNYRPEVMVSTLQKYEEEYGVSITFSVEEEPLGTAGPLKLAEKILKKDDSPFFVLNSDVICEYPFKELADFHKAHGGAGTIVATKVDEPSKYGVIVHDRDTPNLIDRFVEKPVEFVGNRINAGLYILNPSVIDLIEAKPTSIEKETFPILVDQKQLYSFDLEGYWMDVGQPKDFLSGTVLYLTALAKKSPEKLCHEKYVHPQGNVLIDPTAKIHPSALIGPNVTIGPNVKVGEGARIQRSVLLANSEVKDHAWVKSTIVGWNSRIGKWARTEGCTVLGDDVEIKNEIYVNGAKVLPHKSIAANVETPSIIM, encoded by the coding sequence ATGAAGGGATTGATTTTAGTCGGAGGATACGGTACCAGATTGAGACCATTGACCTTGACCTTGCCTAAACCATTGGTTGAGTTTGGTAACAGACCAATGATTTTGCACCAGATTGAAGCTTTGGCCAATGCTGGTGTTACCGATATCGTATTGGCTGTCAATTACAGACCAGAGGTTATGGTTTCAACATTGCAAAAgtatgaagaagaatacgGCGTTAGCATCACATTTAGCgttgaagaagaaccaTTGGGCACAGCTGGCCCCTTGAAATTGGCTGagaagattttgaaaaaagacgACTCTCCCTTTTTCGTCCTCAATAGTGATGTCATTTGCGAATACCCATTTAAGGAATTGGCTGACTTTCACAAGGCCCACGGCGGTGCAGGTACCATTGTCGCTACCAAAGTAGATGAACCAAGCAAATATGGTGTTATTGTCCACGACAGAGACACTCCAAACTTGATTGACagatttgttgaaaaaccAGTTGAATTTGTTGGTAACAGAATTAATGCCGGTTTGTACATTCTTAACCCATCGGTTATCGACTTGATTGAAGCCAAACCAACCTCTattgaaaaggaaacatTCCCTATCTTGGTTgaccaaaaacaattgtaCTCGTTTGACTTGGAAGGATACTGGATGGATGTCGGTCAACCAAAGGACTTTCTCAGCGGAACCGTTTTGTACTTGACCGCCTTGGCCAAAAAATCACCAGAAAAATTGTGCCACGAAAAATACGTACACCCACAAGGTAACGTTTTGATTGACCCAACCGCTAAGATTCACCCATCAGCATTGATTGGTCCAAATGTCACCATTGGTCCAAACGTTAAGGTTGGCGAAGGTGCCAGAATCCAAAGATCAGTATTGTTGGCCAACTCTGAAGTTAAAGACCACGCTTGGGTCAAATCCACCATTGTAGGATGGAACTCAAGAATTGGTAAATGGGCAAGAACCGAAGGATGCACCGTGTTGGGAGACGATGTCGAGATCAAGAATGAAATCTATGTCAATGGCGCCAAGGTTTTGCCACACAAGTCCATTGCCGCCAATGTCGAAACCCCATCCATTATCATGTAA
- the SEC61 gene encoding translocon subunit (BUSCO:EOG092620E4): MSGLCVLDLVKPFSPFLPEVIAPERKVQFQQRVMWTIITLMIFLVMSEIPLYGIASSDSSDPLFWLRMMLASNRGTLMELGISPIVSSGMLFQLLQGTKLIHVDMQNKNDRETFQVAQKLLAILLAVGQATVYVLTGMYGPPKSLGVGLCLLLILQLVFASIIVILLDELLQKGYGLGSGVSLFTATNTCEQVFWKTFAPTTSSSARGTEFDGAVVAMFHLLGSRKDKKRALIESFYRPNLPNMFQLIATVLVFFAVVYLQGFRIELPIKSTRQRGPYGLYPIRLFYTSNIPIMLESALASNIFIMSQLLFMRWPNNIFIKLLGTWDARPGSAQLYANGGLAYYIQPPFSWSEALLDPIKTTVYIAFVLGSCAVFSTTWIEISGTSPRDVAKQFKEQGLVIAGHRETSAYRELKKIIPIAAAFGGATIGALSVVCDLMGTLGSGTAILLAVTTIYGYYELAVKEGGLNKSLVSGFSDGI, encoded by the coding sequence ATGAGTGGGCTTTGTGTATTGGACTTGGTTAAACCATTTAGTCCTTTCTTACCAGAGGTGATTGCACCAGAGCGTAAAGTGCAATTCCAGCAAAGAGTTATGTGGACAATAATTACATTGATGATTTTCCTCGTTATGTCAGAAATTCCGCTTTATGGTATTGCTAGTTCAGATTCCAGTGACCCATTGTTCTGGCTTAGAATGATGCTTGCCTCGAATAGAGGTACCTTGATGGAGTTGGGTATTTCACCTATTGTTTCCTCAGGTATGttgtttcaattgttgCAAGGTACCAAGTTGATTCATGTTGATATGCAAAACAAGAATGATCGTGAAACCTTTCAAGTTGCCCAGAAATTATTGGCCATTTTGTTGGCAGTGGGCCAAGCAACAGTGTATGTTTTGACCGGAATGTACGGCCCACCAAAGTCATTGGGCGTTGGTTTGTGTCTCTTGTTGATCTTACAATTGGTGTTTGCTagtattattgttattcttTTAGATGAATTATTACAAAAAGGGTATGGTTTAGGAAGCGGTGTTTCATTGTTCACTGCCACAAATACTTGTGAACAAgtgttttggaaaacattTGCACCAACAACATCTTCTTCAGCTAGAGGTACTGAGTTTGATGGCGCAGTTGTAGCTATGTTCCATTTGTTGGGATCAAGGAAAGATAAGAAAAGAGCCTTGATTGAGTCATTCTATAGACCAAATTTGCCAAACATGTTTCAATTAATTGCCACAGTTTTGGTCTTTTTTGCAGTTGTTTATTTACAAGGTTTCAGAATCGAATTGCCCATCAAGTCAACTAGACAAAGAGGTCCTTATGGTTTATACCCAATCAGGTTGTTCTACACTTCAAACATTCCTATTATGTTGGAAAGTGCATTGGCTTCAAATATTTTTATCATGTCgcaattgttgtttatgAGATGGCCCAACAATATCTTTATCAAGTTATTGGGTACTTGGGATGCAAGACCTGGTTCTGCTCAATTATATGCCAATGGTGGATTAGCCTATTATATTCAACCACCATTCAGTTGGTCTGAGGCATTGTTGGATCCTATCAAGACCACAGTGTATATTGCATTTGTGCTTGGCTCATGTGCTGTCTTTTCAACCACATGGATTGAGATTAGCGGTACCTCACCAAGAGATGTCGCTAAGCAATTTAAGGAGCAAGGTCTTGTGATTGCTGGACATAGAGAAACCTCAGCATACAGagagttgaaaaagattatTCCTATTGCCGCTGCTTTTGGTGGTGCAACCATCGGTGCCTTATCTGTTGTATGTGATTTGATGGGTACTTTGGGTAGTGGTACTGCAATCTTGTTGGCTGTGACTACAATCTATGGTTATTACGAGTTGGCCGTAAAGGAAGGTGGATTGAACAAATCATTGGTGAGTGGATTCTCGGATGgtatttga
- the fcf2 gene encoding dTDP-fucopyranose mutase (BUSCO:EOG092643NE) encodes MIQQRKVPQEPTIAESSETESFTSESKNATSHTPQVGNKEDANVSLDDLFADLKKELDTSNNESLASGALPDQLEVDDYRSIERSLRSLPKLQSTFDNNNNNNSSNNSKSNGKSNGKDKSKTSAGTLKIYDPIPISKKEKSSDDTTDSRWFHMGRPELTPQLKRDLQIIQQRQALDPKRHYKREKWSIPKHFQMGEIIESSTGYYNQLKRKERGTSLVGEVLADDATKKYFKRKYGEIQKERESGKRAFYKKVKHNRKRF; translated from the coding sequence atgATTCAGCAACGTAAAGTGCCTCAAGAGCCAACAATAGCTGAAAGTTCGGAGACGGAGTCCTTCACCTCAGAAAGCAAGAATGCTACTTCACATACGCCACAAGTTGGCAATAAAGAAGATGCTAATGTTTCCTTGGATGATTTATTTGCCgatttgaagaaagaacTTGACACTAGTAATAATGAGTCTTTGGCTTCAGGGGCTTTGCCAGATCAACTAGAAGTTGATGATTATAGGAGCATAGAACGATCCTTGCGTTCTCTTCCTAAACTTCAATCCACTtttgacaacaacaacaacaacaacagcagcaataaCAGCAAAAGCAATGGTAAAAGTAATGGTAAAGATAAATCTAAAACATCCGCTGGCACATTGAAGATATACGATCCCATCCCCatttccaaaaaagaaaagagttcAGACGATACAACCGATTCTCGTTGGTTCCATATGGGAAGACCAGAACTTACACCACAACTTAAGCGTGATTTGCAAATTATTCAACAGCGTCAGGCACTTGATCCAAAGCGACATTATAAGCGTGAGAAATGGTCCATACCAAAACATTTCCAAATGGGTGAGATCATTGAGAGCTCTACAGGCTATTATAACCAATTGAAGCGTAAAGAGAGAGGCACGAGTCTTGTTGGTGAAGTGTTGGCAGATGATGCGACAAAGAAGTATTTCAAGAGAAAGTATGGTGAGATTCAAAAGGAAAGGGAGAGTGGTAAACGTGCTTTTTACAAAAAGGTTAAACATAATAGGAAACGATTTTAA
- the VAN1 gene encoding Mannan polymerase I complex van1 subunit (CAZy:GT62): MPLRTLTPDLYGKKKSDLPIFNKLSPRKHSNRILIKRIFYAVIAVLITFTIYSKFTTDSVSLEQSTSVGQSGTSETGNLDNLKDVDGLQQQQQGEQNVQDVQDVAAVAGNDDGEGKGKVYKVTKDGVEQVEDGAEKGEQKNVNQEEGENHVVSAEDITTEELTKSGVEYFDLNDYQGSSQGNQQGDNVLFLMPLRNAEHVLPMAFYNLMNLTYNHELIDIAFLVSDCSPEDTTLETVFRYSVALQNGTLVDLLKQEEQSKHGAQVKGSNDLYQSYMEPTYMENVKKAYSNPEHHKGYRTPFRSVTIYQKDFGQVIGQGFSDRHAVKVQGIRRKLMGRARNWLTSSALRADHSWVYWRDVDIETCPGNVIEELMSHDYDVMVPNVWRPLPTFLGNEQPYDLNSWIESDAALDLAKTLDEDDVIVEGYAEYPTWRAHLAYIREAQGDPREVVDLDGVGGVSILARAKIFRQGVHFPAFTFLNHAETEAFGKMARHMGFRVGGLPHYTIWHIYEPSEDDLQKISKLERSRRRKHNKRS, from the exons ATGCCACTTCGAACGTTGACGCCGGATTTATACGGCAAGAAAAAATCCGATCTACCCAT ATTCAACAAATTATCCCCAAGAAAACATTCGAATCGAATATTGATCAAACGGATATTCTATGCAGTTATAGCAGTATTGATCACATTTACCATATACAGTAAGTTCACTACTGACTCGGTAAGTCTTGAGCAAAGTACGTCTGTAGGACAATCGGGTACTTCTGAAACGGGTAATTTAGATAATCTAAAAGATGTTGATGGActacaacagcaacaacaaggaGAACAAAATGTACAAGATGTACAagatgttgctgctgttgctggtaatgatgatggagAAGGTAAGGGAAAGGTTTACAAGGTTACCAAAGACGGAGTTGAGCAAGTAgaagatggtgcagaaaaGGGAGAGCAGAAGAATGTGAATCAGGAGGAAGGAGAGAACCATGTTGTTAGTGCTGAGGATATCACCACTGAAGAATTAACCAAGAGCGGAGTTGAGTACTTTGATCTCAATGATTACCAAGGTAGTTCCCAAGGTAACCAGCAAGGTGACAATGTCCTCTTTTTGATGCCATTGAGAAATGCTGAGCATGTTTTGCCTATGGCATTTTACAACCTAATGAACTTGACATATAATCATGAATTGATTGATATTGCATTTCTTGTATCTGATTGTTCTCCCGAGGATACTACGTTGGAGACTGTGTTTCGGTACTCTGTGGCTTTACAAAATGGGACATTGGTGGATTTGCTCAAGCAAGAAGAGCAACTGAAGCATGGTGCCCAGGTCAAAGGGTCGAATGATTTGTACCAATCATATATGGAGCCCACCTATATGGAGAATGTCAAAAAAGCATATAGTAATCCGGAACATCATAAGGGTTATAGAACTCCATTTAGGTCTGTTACTATATATCAAAAGGATTTTGGTCAAGTGATTGGCCAGGGTTTTAGTGATCGACATGCGGTGAAAGTGCAAGGTATTAGAAGGAAACTTATGGGTCGTGCAAGAAACTGGCTTACGTCGAGTGCGTTGAGGGCCGATCACTCGTGGGTGTATTGGAGAGATGTTGATATTGAGACTTGTCCAGGAAATGTTATTGAAGAGTTGATGCTGCATGATTATGATGTGATGGTGCCCAATGTGTGGAGACCGTTGCCTACATTTTTGGGTAATGAGCAGCCGTATGATTTGAATTCGTGGATTGAGTCTGATGCGGCATTGGATTTGGCCAAGACTttggatgaagatgatgttATTGTTGAAGGGTATGCTGAGTATCCTACATGGCGTGCACATTTAGCATATATTCGTGAAGCGCAAGGTGATCCAAGGgaagttgttgatttgGATGGTGTTGGTGGAGTTTCGATATTGGCAAGGGCCAAGATTTTCCGTCAAGGTGTTCATTTCCCGGcctttacttttttgaaCCATGCTGAGACCGAGGCATTTGGTAAGATGGCTAGACATATGGGGTTCAGAGTTGGTGGGTTGCCGCATTATACGATTTGGCACATCTATGAGCCCAGTGAGGATGATTTGCAAAAGATATCCAAGTTGGAGAGAAGTCGAAGAAGAAAGCATAATAAGAGGAGTTAG
- the MCH1 gene encoding Putative monocarboxylate transporter mch1, which translates to MKFIQLISQKIKVYLSSRISPPHLRLSAFLISLLSCLVSGSILLFTLFAPTFHSLLGLTYLQINFIASVSIGGMYLSLPILGYLSDCYGPSILSFLSMWLFVPAYFCNSLLVSKQYAGVWIYAITFGMIGLATSSLYFSNLLTCAKIFPHHKGLAISLPVTCYGLSALLGSQVLKMEQFKYINKAENEGRIGWVQGNDKDHDDSNNVLNLVRAFEFFALLYLIVGILSFVSSSIVIVEQDAIFEEFEDMITGDTTNATSSASASASASSSGNINTDSFDSGASETTPLRHDSAHSYNELTPSRSRRSMDPPNHKQRYLRFLKDISAWVILISLILNIGPLESYQNNLSSIIALTTAPTMPSSAKSSDLSNKVGLLATFSTLSRLILGVLIDLFQSHKLNPIWLLVCTIVVGSFGQWYNNIILSGIAYGGLFTIYPTIVASVWGIDIMGSTWGSLMIAPAIGSIIYSLFYGKIADQDLANPENGIGAYFVSTSISLVVSCVLVLMAYKVWRKRGQLLS; encoded by the coding sequence ATGAAATTCATTCAACTAATATCGCAAAAGATCAAGGTATACTTATCCTCTCGCATCTCGCCGCCACATCTTAGACTATCTGCATTCTTGATTTCCTTACTTTCATGTCTAGTTTCAGGATCGATACTTTTATTTACCCTTTTTGCACCAACCTTCCACTCGCTTTTAGGGTTAACTTATTTACAGATTAATTTCATAGCATCTGTTTCTATTGGAGGGATGTATTTGAGTCTACCTATCCTTGGATATCTTTCCGACTGTTATGGACCATCTATCCTACTGTTCTTGTCGATGTGGCTTTTTGTGCCAGCATATTTTTGCAATAGTTTGCTAGTAAGCAAACAGTATGCTGGGGTATGGATCTATGCAATAACGTTTGGAATGATTGGGTTAGCCACGTCGAGCTTGTACTTCTCCAACTTGTTGACATGCGCCAAAATTTTCCCACACCACAAGGGATTGGCCATCTCGTTACCCGTGACTTGTTATGGATTAAGTGCGTTATTAGGCTCTCAAGTATTGAAAATGGAACAGTTTAAATACATAAATAAAGCAGAGAATGAAGGAAGAATAGGGTGGGTTCAAGGCAATGACAAAGATCATGATGATAGCAATAATGTGCTCAACTTAGTAAGGGCTTTCGAATTCTTTGCGTTGCTTTATTTGATTGTGGGCATTTTAAGTTTTGTATCAAGTTCAATAGTCATAGTTGAGCAAGATGCAATATTTGAAGAGTTTGAAGACATGATTACTGGAGATACCACTAACGCTACTTCTTCCGCTTCCGCATCAGCATCTGCCTCCTCTTCCGGCAATATAAACACCGACAGCTTTGATCTGGGTGCATCTGAAACGACACCTTTACGTCATGACTCAGCTCATTCATACAATGAGTTAACTCCACTGAGATCACGTAGATCGATGGATCCTCCAAACCATAAGCAACGATACTTGAGATTTCTCAAAGATATCTCTGCTTGGGTTATTCTTATTTCCTTAATACTTAATATTGGACCTTTGGAAAGTTACCAGAACAACCTCAGCTCCATTATTGCATTAACAACAGCACCGACCATGCCATCGAGTGCCAAGTCGCTGGATTTATCGAATAAAGTGGGTCTTTTAGCTACATTTTCTACATTATCCAGGCTCATTCTTGGGGTTCTTATTGACCTTTTCCAATCTCATAAATTAAACCCAATCTGGCTTCTTGTCTGCACCATAGTTGTGGGAAGTTTTGGTCAATGGTATAATAACATTATATTAAGTGGTATCGCCTATGGTGGTCTATTTACTATATACCCAACGATTGTCGCCTCAGTGTGGGGGATAGATATCATGGGTTCGACATGGGGTTCATTGATGATTGCACCAGCTATTGGATCAATAAtctattctttgttttatgGAAAGATTGCCGATCAGGACCTAGCCAACCCGGAAAATGGAATCGGTGCGTATTTTGTAAGTACCTCGATCTCATTAGTGGTTAGTTGCGTATTGGTGCTAATGGCTTATAAAGTCTGGCGTAAACGCGGTCAACTCCTTTCTTAG
- the STD1 gene encoding transcription factor — MYSSPFTNNLHQKAPSQFKENARTAIYNQIPPSNNLNAHDPNKKIPRLQPSASSIRSAPSQYFKNSYKSLSHRSRTTPTSSSSSSSSSSSSSSIFSSLTNNGKRSIRSAPSIYSSSTATIPEDFEPITTTVEQLINDIALHEQHFEREFEAKKQREALPLYNSPTFDPDETFKISLGSGLTFQNDLQSNFLIDWNLNVTRCKLILINLPMISSASTTQQQLCYNQHYPPQLVGDLAKVVQLIIIQPHITDKELIFTLVQSNIYKEHNLDLAFRKSVAEISVKQSRLLQINSSRQNTNSESQHNLSINTNVLNEHHDFLKFKYKEIAVRNYLINLAAAATTAHEYKLRVDEIKKQLKEGKHAAALAGNIINQGYTENGGGQVVEGMGKDSTGIVPAPGKRKLSKEEKKVLWDQVRSDVFKRAGLEE, encoded by the coding sequence ATGTATAGTTCCCCATTTACAAATAACCTTCATCAGAAGGCACCATCACAATTCAAGGAAAATGCTAGAACAGCCATTTACAACCAAATCCCACCATCAAACAACCTTAATGCACATGACcccaataaaaaaatacccCGTTTGCAACCATCTGCATCCTCCATACGATCAGCTCCTTCACAATACTTTAAAAACTCATACAAACTGTTACTGCACCGATCAAGAACAACTCctacatcttcttcttcttcttcatcctcgTCCTCGTCGTCATCCTCCATCTTTTCATCATTAACCAACAATGGCAAACGCTCCATCAGATCAGCACCATCGATATACTCCAGCTCCACCGCAACCATCCCCGAAGATTTCGAACCTATAACCACAACGGTTGAACAATTGATTAATGACATAGCATTGCATGAACAACACTTTGAAAGAGAatttgaagcaaaaaaacaaagagaagCTTTGCCCTTGTACAACTCACCAACTTTTGACCCAGATGAAACTTTTAAAATATCTCTTGGCTCAGGATTAACATTTCAAAACGATTTACAATCAAACTTTTTAATAGACTGGAACCTCAATGTAACACGGTGTAAACTCATCTTGATCAACTTGCCAATGATCTCATCAGCCTCAACcacacaacaacaactttgcTATAATCAACACTACCCACCTCAACTAGTAGGCGACTTGGCCAAAGTTGTACAACTAATAATCATCCAACCACACATTACAGACAAGGAATTGATATTCACCCTAGTACAatcaaatatatacaaagaACACAACTTGGACTTGGCATTTCGAAAATCAGTCGCTGAAATCCTGGTTAAACAAAGCAGATTGTTGCAAATAAACTCACTGCGACAAAATACAAACTCAGAACTGCAGCATAACTTGAGCATAAACACAAATGTACTAAATGAGCACCACGATTTCTTGAAATTTAAGTACAAGGAAATCGCTGTGCGAAACTACTTGATAAATTTGGCTGCAGCGGCAACAACAGCTCATGAATACAAGCTACGGGTCGACgagataaagaaacaattgaaagaagGCAAACATGCTGCTGCCCTTGCCGGAAACATTATCAACCAAGGCTATACTGAAAATGGAGGTGGACAAGTAGTAGAGGGAATGGGAAAAGATTCAACAGGAATTGTTCCAGCACCAGGCAAGAGGAAATTGTCAaaggaggagaaaaaaGTGTTGTGGGATCAAGTACGGCTGGATGTTTTTAAGCGAGCAGGCCTAGAagaataa